Proteins from a genomic interval of Capsicum annuum cultivar UCD-10X-F1 chromosome 4, UCD10Xv1.1, whole genome shotgun sequence:
- the LOC107854182 gene encoding G-type lectin S-receptor-like serine/threonine-protein kinase At1g61370: MLKKMVWRIWDFFPLLMFIVMLLPRVFAETDTLTQSQQLLLNQTLVSAGKIFELGFFSPSNSSRLYLGMWFKNIPGQRIVWVANREDPLAASDSAAFLKIGGDGNLRITDGNQNTVWSTNISVRSNKTTAVLTDKGEFILKDGVSGTYLWDSFNYPCDTLLLGMKVGYSNRTGMKLVLSSWRSEDDPSPGKFTTGLSVEIPPQGFTWTNYSRPYWRGGPWDGGNFLGIPDDDKGYASSLNVIPDKQQESAFLSFNNFNDSDVVIMVVKPSGIMEMMVWKEERNAWKVTWRTPETPCDVYGTCGPYSVCDKNKTPVCDCLKGFVPKSTDEWIKGNWTGGCVRRHKLLCEISTSGMAPKGSKNDEFLQLSDMKLPDHYTYLYDKYGAQNCKKRCLNDCSCAAYAYPAGINCMIWTSELTDVQQFPYDGVDLFLRLAYSELDEDKRKKKLIIGFTIVSSILILGIFGCIFYQWKANQRGNRIKDYFPADRRQNSRELSTDNFWDEQALPKDSSELPLLDFAKLATATDNFSEINKIGAGGFGPVYKGRLEDGQAIAVKRLSSHSGQGIQEFKNEVLLISKLQHRNLVRILAYCVHGKEKLLVYEYMSNGSLDTLLFDSKKSHQLPWPKRFNMIQGIARGLVYLHRDSCLRVIHRDLKASNVLLDDDMNPKISDFGLARTFQVTQELANTKRIVGTFGYMSPEYAMGGLLSEKSDVYSFGVLLLEIVSGKRNSGFYEHERHLNLLSYAWVLWTERKGLDLMDKSILDSDSSATVLRCIRIGLLCVQDHAADRPSMPSVVLMLSSETDLPQPKQPTFVFQRWLNSDTQSQISKPESVNDITVSVAEGR, encoded by the exons ATGCTGAAGAAAATGGTTTGGCGAATATGggatttttttcctcttttgatgTTCATAGTGATGCTTTTACCACGAGTGTTTGCGGAAACTGATACCTTAACTCAATCCCAACAACTGTTGCTAAATCAGACGCTAGTCTCTGCTGGAAAAATATTTGAGCTAGGCTTCTTCAGTCCAAGTAACTCGAGCAGACTATATCTCGGTATGTGGTTCAAGAACATTCCTGGTCAGAGGATTGTATGGGTAGCAAACAGGGAAGATCCACTCGCAGCTTCTGACTCTGCGGcattcttgaagattggaggtGACGGTAATCTCAGAATTACGGATGGCAATCAAAATACTGTTTGGTCGACGAATATATCTGTCCGGTCTAATAAGACAACGGCTGTACTTACAGATAAAGGGGAATTCATTCTTAAAGACGGTGTCTCAGGGACATATTTATGGGATAGTTTTAACTATCCTTGTGATACCTTGTTATTAGGAATGAAAGTTGGATACAGCAACAGGACGGGGATGAAGCTTGTCTTATCATCCTGGCGGTCTGAAGATGATCCGTCGCCTGGAAAGTTTACTACTGGACTCTCGGTAGAGATACCTCCTCAAGGATTTACTTGGACTAATTACTCGAGGCCTTACTGGAGAGGTGGCCCGTGGGACGGAGGGAACTTCTTAGGCATACCTGATGATGACAAAGGGTATGCAAGTAGTCTAAATGTAATACCAGATAAGCAACAGGAATCTGCCTTTCTCAGTTTCAATAATTTCAACGATTCTGATGTTGTAATCATGGTCGTGAAACCATCAGGGATCATGGAAATGATGGTATGGAAAGAAGAACGGAATGCATGGAAGGTCACCTGGAGGACACCAGAGACCCCATGCGATGTTTATGGAACTTGTGGTCCTTACAGTGTTTGTGACAAGAATAAGACTCCGGTCTGCGATTGCTTGAAAGGATTTGTACCGAAGTCAACCGATGAATGGATCAAAGGAAATTGGACTGGCGGCTGTGTGAGGAGACATAAACTTCTTTGTGAAATCAGTACAAGTGGCATGGCTCCAAAGGGATCGAAAAATGATGAGTTCTTGCAACTGAGCGATATGAAACTTCCAGATCACTACACATATTTGTACGATAAATATGGCGCTCAGAATTGCAAAAAGCGTTGCCTGAATGACTGTTCCTGTGCAGCCTATGCGTATCCGGCTGGAATTAACTGCATGATTTGGACTTCAGAACTTACGGATGTTCAGCAGTTTCCATATGATGGTGTGGATTTGTTTCTTCGTCTTGCTTATTCTGAACTGG ATGAagataaaaggaagaaaaaactTATCATCGGCTTCACAATCGTTTCAAGCATTCTCATATTGGGCATTTTCGGATGCATCTTCTACCAGTGGAAAGCAAATCAAAGAG GAAATAGAATTAAAGATTACTTTCCGGCTGATAGGCGTCAGAATTCAAGGGAACTGTCTACAGACAATTTCTGGGACGAGCAAGCATTGCCAAAAGATTCATCAGAACTACCGCTTCTTGACTTTGCTAAACTGGCTACTGCAACTGATAACTTCAGTGAAATAAATAAGATTGGAGCAGGAGGATTTGGCCCCGTTTACAAG GGAAGACTGGAAGACGGACAAGCAATAGCTGTGAAAAGGTTATCTAGTCACTCTGGACAAGGAATTCAAGAGTTCAAGAATGAAGTCCTGCTAATCTCCAAACTGCAGCACAGGAATCTTGTCAGAATATTGGCTTATTGCGTTCATGGGAAAGAGAAGTTACTAGTTTACGAGTACATGTCTAACGGAAGCTTAGACACTTTGTTATTTG ATTCTAAAAAGAGCCATCAGCTTCCCTGGCCAAAACGTTTCAACATGATTCAAGGCATTGCTCGAGGGCTTGTTTACCTTCACCGTGATTCTTGTTTAAGGGTCATTCACCGAGATCTGAAGGCAAGCAatgttctcttggatgatgatatGAATccaaaaatttcagattttgggTTGGCCAGAACTTTTCAAGTGACTCAAGAGCTAGCAAACACTAAAAGGATAGTGGGAACATT CGGTTATATGTCACCAGAGTATGCAATGGGAGGACTACTTTCTGAGAAATCTGATGTCTACAGCTTTGGCGTATTGCTGCTAGAGATTGTCAGTGGAAAGAGAAACAGCGGATTTTATGAGCATGAAAGGCATCTTAACCTTCTCAGTTAT GCATGGGTGTTATGGACTGAAAGAAAAGGACTAGACTTGATGGATAAATCAATTTTGGACTCAGATTCCTCTGCAACAGTGCTCAGATGCATACGTATTGGCCTGCTTTGCGTCCAGGATCATGCTGCTGATAGGCCATCAATGCCGTCTGTTGTTCTTATGCTAAGTAGTGAGACGGATCTTCCTCAACCAAAGCAACCTACGTTCGTATTTCAAAGATGGTTGAATTCTGATACTCAATCACAAATAAGCAAGCCTGAGTCTGTTAATGATATTACTGTCTCTGTGGCAGAAGGCCGATAA